From Segatella copri, the proteins below share one genomic window:
- a CDS encoding Eco57I restriction-modification methylase domain-containing protein, translating into MAKHKPTYDYTLIYAFSIDDGRHDNMLKVGKATINYFKKWQDLTPDCELLIKAAKARITQETGTAAIEYKLEYTELAIYEADGEEFGFDDHDVHDVLENSGYHAVEFANLEYNPKEWYPVTTELVIKAINAVKHNQSLLERKDWKTASAREKKTEIVLREEQELAVTKTLTQFLHGSKMLWDAKMRFGKTLCALEVVKRKPFNRVLILTHRPAVRDGWFKDFNLLQLPGFHYVTRVKNKLLVDGQKIAGGLEVLKQYTEHDPDYKYIYFASIQDIRGSKTVNKKSKFDKNNELFKEKWDLLIIDEAHEGIRTEQGKAVVAEFQKNKQMKSLYLSGTPYNILKLFKEKEIYRWDYNMEQDAKERWTKEHPDEKNPYEGLARLNICTYNLGEVMTNYSHDENDYFNFTEFFRVDADTDKFVHEDDVRAFLKLMTKDGENKELNYPFATSEYRDYFQHTLWSIPGVDAARCLSAILREDKEDNYFRDYEIVNIAGKGDSDIERENEDNATRDKKETEALAKVQNAIRTHEKTITLTCGRCTTGVSVPEWTAVLMLSGSYETKAARYLQTIFRCQTPFRGKTKRECYAFDFAPDRTLTVIDNYLTEISRGSGSKNFGQKKAQETERFLRFCSVISIDGSKTVNFDTRSFMKQVNRAYSEEIMRGHTRKLFDNLDNISNDVFELLKNIDAKMSVSSSGKKSRGKVKVNSEGVTGEGATTSSSSSGTIKEPKEPKIGKKNKTKGDQAYEILEKIIIRFPMLIYGAIDKLSDSFTIDKFVKDIDEKSWEEFMPKGLTKADFIKVAHIIKNERFIAWAESIYEKVNALEGKPVDERVNGIADIISEFRYPDKETVLTPWRVVNMHLSDTVGGYDFFGEKHRDEDLLSEPRFVGEDREVTKRVFFTPAPNILELNSKTGLYPLYMAYTLYRLQCKKQQGFGPELTNEEKADVWKKVIEKNIFVVCKTKMAERITNRTLVGFSNIKVNAKCYTDVRNNNADIIETLKNNPQHFVEDVKNGKEFWKANNNRNMKFDAVVSNPPYQVGVNKEPLYHHFISIGMEIGDLGTLIHPGRFLFNAGKTPKAWNQKMLNDEHFKVVKYWKKSDEVFDAVDIKGGVAVTMWDKQNVIGPIGTFVLHDELRTIQEKVESLGEESFSKLVYSRDLYQLTELFYKENPELEGRQSKGHRFDLGTTAFSLFPEVFSDEKPAGDGYALVVGRENDTRIAKWIKKEYLKLPDNFESYKIAFPVANGSGKFGESLSDPFVCGPYCAQNTTFLSAGNFYTLFEAQSCLKYVKTKFARCMLGIFKVTQHTTREAWRAVPLQNFTQQSGINWDLSIPELDTALYQKYNLTQDEIDFIESNVSAMQ; encoded by the coding sequence ATGGCAAAGCATAAACCTACATACGACTATACACTCATCTATGCGTTCAGTATAGATGATGGCAGGCATGACAATATGCTCAAAGTGGGTAAGGCTACTATCAACTATTTTAAAAAGTGGCAAGACCTTACCCCTGATTGCGAACTGTTGATAAAGGCTGCAAAAGCAAGAATCACTCAAGAAACAGGTACCGCAGCTATTGAGTATAAACTGGAATATACCGAACTTGCTATCTATGAAGCTGATGGTGAGGAATTTGGCTTTGATGATCATGATGTACATGATGTTTTGGAAAACAGTGGTTATCATGCTGTTGAATTTGCTAATTTAGAATACAATCCAAAGGAATGGTATCCTGTAACGACAGAATTGGTAATAAAAGCTATTAATGCAGTTAAGCATAATCAGTCACTTCTTGAGAGAAAGGATTGGAAAACTGCATCTGCAAGAGAGAAAAAGACAGAGATTGTACTGAGAGAAGAACAGGAGTTAGCTGTTACAAAAACTCTTACTCAATTTCTGCATGGTTCCAAAATGCTGTGGGATGCCAAAATGCGTTTTGGTAAGACACTGTGTGCCTTGGAAGTTGTCAAGCGTAAGCCTTTTAATCGTGTATTGATACTTACCCATCGTCCGGCGGTTCGTGATGGTTGGTTCAAAGACTTCAATTTGTTGCAGTTGCCAGGATTCCACTATGTAACTCGTGTAAAGAATAAACTTCTTGTGGATGGACAAAAGATTGCAGGTGGTTTGGAGGTGCTGAAACAATATACCGAGCATGATCCAGACTATAAATATATTTATTTTGCATCTATTCAGGATATCCGTGGCTCAAAGACTGTAAACAAGAAAAGTAAGTTTGACAAGAACAACGAACTTTTCAAGGAGAAATGGGATTTGCTTATCATCGATGAGGCTCATGAGGGTATTCGTACAGAACAAGGAAAGGCTGTAGTTGCAGAGTTCCAGAAGAACAAACAGATGAAGAGCCTGTATCTCTCAGGTACGCCATATAATATTCTAAAGCTTTTCAAAGAGAAGGAAATCTACCGATGGGATTACAATATGGAGCAGGATGCCAAGGAACGTTGGACCAAGGAGCATCCTGACGAGAAGAATCCTTACGAGGGATTGGCTCGATTGAATATATGTACTTACAATCTTGGTGAAGTGATGACTAATTATAGTCATGACGAAAATGACTATTTCAACTTTACAGAGTTTTTCCGTGTTGACGCTGATACGGATAAATTCGTGCATGAAGATGATGTACGTGCTTTTCTCAAACTGATGACTAAGGATGGTGAGAATAAAGAACTCAATTATCCTTTTGCAACAAGCGAGTATCGTGATTATTTTCAACATACACTGTGGTCTATTCCTGGTGTAGATGCGGCTCGTTGTCTGAGCGCTATATTGCGTGAAGATAAGGAGGATAACTACTTCCGTGACTATGAAATAGTAAACATTGCTGGCAAGGGTGATAGTGATATTGAGCGTGAAAACGAAGATAACGCTACACGTGATAAGAAGGAAACTGAAGCTTTGGCTAAAGTGCAAAATGCCATCAGAACTCATGAGAAAACAATTACTCTGACTTGTGGCAGATGTACGACTGGTGTCAGTGTTCCAGAATGGACGGCCGTCTTGATGCTGTCTGGTTCATATGAGACGAAGGCTGCTCGTTATCTTCAGACTATCTTCCGTTGTCAGACCCCATTCAGGGGAAAGACAAAGCGTGAATGCTATGCTTTCGATTTTGCTCCTGATCGTACATTGACGGTTATTGATAATTATCTGACAGAAATAAGTCGTGGTAGTGGTAGCAAGAATTTTGGTCAGAAGAAAGCTCAAGAGACTGAACGCTTTCTGAGATTTTGTTCTGTCATTAGCATTGATGGAAGCAAGACTGTCAATTTTGATACTCGTAGCTTTATGAAGCAGGTCAATCGTGCCTATTCGGAAGAGATTATGAGAGGACATACTCGTAAACTATTCGACAATTTAGATAATATTAGTAATGATGTGTTTGAATTGTTGAAAAATATAGATGCAAAAATGTCCGTGTCTTCATCTGGTAAAAAAAGCAGAGGAAAGGTAAAGGTTAACAGCGAAGGAGTTACTGGCGAAGGTGCTACAACAAGCTCTTCATCTTCGGGGACAATTAAGGAACCTAAAGAACCTAAAATTGGCAAGAAGAATAAGACTAAGGGCGATCAGGCATATGAGATACTCGAAAAAATCATCATTCGTTTCCCTATGCTCATTTATGGAGCTATAGACAAATTGAGTGATTCTTTTACCATTGATAAGTTTGTCAAGGATATCGACGAAAAATCGTGGGAGGAGTTTATGCCTAAAGGATTAACCAAAGCAGACTTTATCAAGGTTGCACATATTATAAAGAACGAACGCTTCATAGCATGGGCTGAATCTATCTATGAAAAGGTCAATGCTTTAGAAGGTAAGCCTGTAGATGAGCGTGTTAACGGAATAGCAGACATCATCTCTGAATTCCGCTATCCTGACAAGGAAACTGTTCTTACTCCTTGGCGAGTAGTCAATATGCACCTGAGTGATACAGTGGGTGGTTATGATTTCTTTGGAGAGAAACATAGAGATGAAGATCTCTTGTCTGAACCTCGGTTTGTGGGTGAAGACAGAGAAGTAACAAAGCGTGTGTTCTTTACGCCAGCGCCGAATATTCTAGAACTCAATTCAAAGACCGGCCTATATCCATTATATATGGCTTATACGTTGTATCGTCTTCAATGTAAAAAACAACAAGGTTTTGGTCCCGAGTTGACTAATGAAGAAAAGGCTGACGTATGGAAAAAAGTGATAGAGAAGAACATCTTTGTGGTTTGTAAAACCAAGATGGCTGAAAGAATTACCAATCGCACACTTGTCGGTTTCTCTAATATTAAAGTCAATGCAAAGTGTTACACAGACGTACGTAATAACAATGCAGACATCATTGAGACTCTAAAGAACAATCCACAGCATTTTGTGGAAGATGTGAAAAATGGCAAAGAATTTTGGAAAGCAAATAATAATAGAAATATGAAGTTTGATGCAGTCGTAAGCAATCCTCCTTACCAGGTAGGAGTAAACAAGGAACCTCTATACCATCATTTCATTAGTATAGGTATGGAGATTGGTGACTTAGGTACATTGATACACCCTGGACGATTCCTGTTTAATGCAGGTAAAACTCCAAAAGCATGGAATCAAAAGATGCTTAATGATGAGCATTTTAAAGTAGTAAAATATTGGAAGAAGAGCGATGAGGTGTTTGATGCTGTGGACATTAAAGGCGGAGTTGCTGTAACTATGTGGGATAAACAAAACGTTATAGGACCAATTGGTACTTTTGTTCTTCATGATGAATTACGTACAATACAAGAAAAGGTAGAATCACTAGGTGAAGAGTCTTTCTCAAAATTAGTATATTCACGTGATTTGTACCAGTTAACCGAGTTGTTCTATAAAGAAAACCCTGAACTGGAAGGAAGACAAAGTAAAGGGCATCGATTTGATTTAGGTACTACTGCGTTCTCGCTTTTCCCAGAGGTTTTCTCGGATGAGAAGCCTGCTGGTGACGGCTATGCTCTAGTTGTAGGCAGAGAGAATGATACGAGAATTGCAAAGTGGATAAAGAAAGAGTATCTAAAGTTGCCTGATAACTTTGAAAGCTATAAGATTGCATTTCCTGTAGCTAATGGTTCAGGTAAATTTGGTGAAAGTTTGTCCGATCCTTTTGTTTGTGGTCCTTATTGTGCCCAAAATACGACATTCCTTTCTGCTGGAAATTTCTATACTTTATTTGAAGCGCAGTCTTGCTTAAAGTATGTTAAAACAAAATTTGCTCGTTGTATGTTGGGAATATTTAAAGTTACTCAGCATACCACAAGAGAGGCATGGAGAGCGGTTCCTCTTCAGAACTTTACGCAACAATCAGGCATAAATTGGGATTTGTCTATCCCCGAACTTGATACTGCTTTATACCAAAAGTATAATCTCACGCAAGATGAGATTGATTTTATAGAAAGTAATGTAAGTGCGATGCAGTAA
- a CDS encoding DUF6371 domain-containing protein, which yields MKNDIRFILERYHAGGANRYVCPQCGRKKCFTRYVDLETGEYVADDCGKCDHTASCGYHYPPRQYFHDHPELSCREDYQTEYVNGKPLLGLGNRRQDSDNALNVHKNRLMTQPQDRRQTEFFSLEWVQKAMLRPSAFSMWFEGLNIGGDARQVLADYCVGGTARDVVVQGVNYGRAVVFWLIDEQQRVHDAKLMAYRNDGHRVQGWANTMRSICERSHVGPQLQNTEKVLFGQHLLPRYPAKTVCIVESEKTSLICACRYPQYLWLATGGCGNLQTDKLIPLQHRRLVVYPDSGEYDKWKEQMARSGCRDYRVVDFMEQFEANTDIADILLGEAQQKPEFLLPPPPDVCPF from the coding sequence ATGAAGAATGATATAAGATTTATTTTGGAGCGCTATCATGCCGGTGGAGCCAACCGCTATGTCTGTCCTCAATGCGGACGCAAGAAGTGCTTTACCCGATATGTGGACCTGGAAACGGGTGAGTATGTGGCTGACGACTGTGGTAAATGCGACCATACGGCATCCTGCGGCTATCATTATCCACCGCGTCAATACTTCCATGATCATCCGGAACTTAGCTGCAGGGAAGATTACCAGACGGAATATGTAAACGGTAAACCCTTGCTGGGATTGGGAAACAGGAGACAGGACTCAGATAACGCCCTGAACGTTCATAAGAACAGACTGATGACGCAACCGCAGGATAGGCGACAGACCGAGTTCTTCAGCCTTGAATGGGTACAGAAGGCGATGCTGAGACCGAGTGCTTTCAGTATGTGGTTTGAAGGCCTGAACATCGGTGGTGATGCCCGGCAGGTGCTAGCCGATTATTGTGTGGGAGGTACTGCCCGAGACGTCGTTGTGCAGGGAGTGAACTATGGCCGGGCAGTGGTGTTCTGGCTGATAGACGAACAGCAGCGGGTGCATGATGCCAAGCTGATGGCTTATCGCAATGACGGTCATCGGGTGCAGGGATGGGCCAATACCATGCGTTCCATCTGCGAACGTTCTCATGTAGGACCGCAACTTCAGAATACCGAAAAGGTGCTCTTTGGACAGCATCTGCTTCCCCGCTATCCCGCTAAGACGGTATGCATCGTGGAGAGTGAGAAGACATCGCTTATCTGTGCCTGCCGCTATCCGCAGTACCTGTGGCTGGCAACGGGCGGATGTGGTAATCTGCAGACCGATAAACTGATTCCCTTGCAGCATCGGCGACTCGTGGTTTATCCCGATAGCGGAGAGTATGACAAGTGGAAGGAGCAGATGGCAAGGAGCGGATGCCGGGATTATAGGGTGGTGGACTTCATGGAGCAGTTTGAGGCGAATACCGATATTGCCGATATCCTGTTGGGTGAGGCTCAGCAGAAACCCGAATTTCTGCTGCCACCTCCTCCAGATGTCTGCCCCTTCTAA
- a CDS encoding DUF4248 domain-containing protein — protein MMTNFKVRAYGKSELAWLYFPTANSAHTAVNHLMAWVYRIPQLVDGLQKLGYRKTAKFFTPREVALIIDYLGEP, from the coding sequence ATGATGACAAATTTTAAAGTAAGAGCCTATGGAAAATCAGAGCTTGCCTGGCTCTATTTTCCAACAGCCAATTCGGCTCATACGGCAGTAAACCATCTGATGGCTTGGGTGTATCGCATTCCGCAACTTGTTGACGGACTTCAGAAGCTCGGCTATCGTAAGACGGCAAAGTTTTTTACACCCCGAGAGGTAGCTCTCATCATCGATTATCTAGGTGAACCATAA
- the thiC gene encoding phosphomethylpyrimidine synthase ThiC, with translation MPNDKKAYAQREKAYMQGKLFPQIKVGMTKVNLTPTVVKDERGIPHTEPNAPVYIYDTSGPYSDPNYQVDLKKGLPRMREQWIIDRNDTEQLKEVTSEYGKQRLADHSLDHLRFEHIQLPRRAQAGKHITQMAYAKAGIITPEMEYVAIRENMNCQELGIDTHITPEYVRDEIARGRAVLPANINHPESEPMIIGRNFLVKINTNIGNSATTSSIEEEVDKAVWSCKWGGDTLMDLSTGDNIHETREWIVRNCPVPVGTVPIYQALEKVNGKVEDLNWEVFRDTLIEQCEQGVDYFTIHAGIRRHNVHLADSRLCGIVSRGGSIMSKWCLYHDQESFLYEHFDDICDIVAQYDVALSLGDGLRPGCIADANDAAQFAELDTMGELVTRAWDKNVQAFIEGPGHVPLQKIKENMERQLDHCHEAPFYTLGPLVTDIAPGYDHITSAIGGAQIAWLGTAMLCYVTPKEHLALPNKEDVRTGVVTYKIAAHAADLAKGHPGATIRDNALSKARFEFRWRDQFHLSLDPELALKYFEEAGHTDGEYCTMCGPNFCAAKLTHDLRKFKK, from the coding sequence ATGCCAAACGATAAGAAAGCTTACGCCCAGAGAGAAAAGGCGTATATGCAGGGAAAACTCTTCCCACAGATCAAGGTTGGAATGACCAAGGTAAACCTCACTCCTACTGTTGTGAAGGATGAGCGCGGCATTCCTCATACAGAGCCAAACGCTCCGGTTTACATCTACGATACCAGCGGTCCTTACAGCGACCCTAACTATCAGGTAGATTTGAAGAAGGGCTTGCCAAGAATGCGCGAGCAGTGGATTATCGACCGCAACGATACCGAGCAGCTCAAGGAAGTTACCAGCGAGTATGGCAAGCAGCGCCTTGCTGACCATAGCCTCGACCACCTCCGCTTCGAGCACATCCAGTTGCCTCGCCGTGCACAGGCTGGCAAGCACATCACCCAGATGGCTTATGCCAAGGCTGGCATCATCACTCCAGAGATGGAGTACGTGGCTATCCGCGAGAACATGAACTGCCAGGAGTTGGGCATCGATACCCATATCACCCCTGAGTATGTGCGTGATGAGATTGCACGCGGACGTGCCGTTCTTCCTGCCAACATCAACCACCCAGAGAGCGAACCGATGATCATCGGCCGCAACTTCCTCGTAAAGATCAATACCAACATCGGTAACTCTGCCACTACCTCCAGCATCGAGGAAGAGGTAGATAAGGCTGTATGGTCTTGCAAGTGGGGAGGCGATACATTGATGGACCTCTCTACCGGCGACAACATCCACGAAACCCGTGAATGGATTGTGCGCAACTGCCCTGTACCAGTAGGAACCGTGCCTATCTACCAGGCTTTGGAGAAGGTAAACGGCAAGGTAGAGGATCTGAACTGGGAGGTATTCCGTGATACCCTCATCGAACAGTGCGAGCAGGGTGTTGACTACTTCACCATCCATGCCGGCATCCGCCGCCACAACGTGCATCTCGCCGACAGCCGTCTCTGCGGAATCGTGAGCCGTGGCGGTAGTATCATGAGCAAGTGGTGTCTCTATCACGATCAGGAGAGCTTCCTCTATGAGCACTTCGACGATATCTGCGACATCGTGGCACAGTACGACGTAGCCCTCTCTTTGGGCGATGGTCTGCGCCCAGGCTGTATTGCCGATGCCAACGATGCAGCCCAGTTTGCCGAGTTGGATACCATGGGCGAGCTTGTTACCCGTGCCTGGGACAAGAACGTGCAGGCATTCATCGAGGGTCCTGGTCACGTGCCATTGCAGAAGATCAAGGAGAACATGGAGCGCCAGCTCGACCACTGTCACGAGGCACCATTCTACACCCTCGGCCCATTGGTTACCGATATCGCTCCAGGTTACGACCACATCACATCAGCCATCGGTGGCGCCCAGATAGCATGGCTCGGCACTGCCATGCTCTGCTATGTAACACCTAAGGAGCACCTCGCATTGCCTAACAAGGAAGATGTGCGCACAGGTGTGGTAACCTATAAGATTGCCGCTCATGCAGCCGATTTGGCAAAGGGTCATCCAGGTGCAACTATCCGCGACAACGCCCTCTCCAAGGCACGTTTCGAGTTCCGCTGGAGAGACCAGTTCCACCTCTCTCTCGACCCAGAGCTCGCCTTGAAGTATTTCGAGGAGGCAGGTCATACAGACGGTGAGTACTGCACCATGTGTGGTCCAAACTTCTGTGCAGCCAAGTTGACACACGATTTGAGAAAGTTTAAAAAGTAA
- a CDS encoding AAA family ATPase: protein MINIDSKQKLDEFMAQAAQLQTESQKQAQALAPGVAQQQGRDSFFNVFHFNEYLKDGRKMKPPKEFIPHILVEQETTILFSGPGVGKTVLAIQIAIELAEQGKRVLYVNFELSQLQLALRYPNKDSPDALYHASIDYTKMHDVTDQSMILSEIERMALELNIEVIIIDNFTNLCINSKEAAEAGKIMQQLVAMRMTHNCTMLILAHVPKRKPGDPLTIDDLAGSKLLSNLADNVIGFNKSRKDKNMRYLIQLKYRSLPIELDFKNVQELTLTSSDGWLHFEYGGYDEERAHLPRSRDERAELERDIIRELKQPNGSSYRDIADKLGTSLSMVQRVAKSNGLNRKGK from the coding sequence ATGATTAACATTGATTCTAAACAGAAATTGGATGAATTCATGGCTCAGGCTGCTCAATTGCAGACTGAATCCCAGAAACAGGCTCAGGCTCTTGCTCCGGGGGTTGCTCAGCAGCAGGGCAGGGATAGCTTTTTCAATGTGTTCCATTTCAATGAGTACTTGAAGGATGGTCGGAAAATGAAACCTCCGAAGGAGTTTATCCCCCATATTCTGGTAGAACAAGAGACTACGATTCTCTTTAGCGGTCCAGGTGTGGGTAAAACAGTCCTCGCCATTCAGATAGCTATTGAGTTGGCTGAACAGGGAAAGCGGGTACTTTATGTCAACTTTGAGCTTTCGCAGCTACAATTGGCTCTGAGATATCCCAACAAGGATAGTCCTGATGCACTCTACCACGCTAGCATCGATTATACCAAGATGCACGATGTTACCGACCAGAGCATGATTCTTTCTGAGATTGAGCGAATGGCACTGGAACTGAATATAGAGGTGATAATCATAGATAACTTTACCAATCTCTGTATCAATTCTAAGGAGGCAGCTGAAGCTGGAAAAATCATGCAGCAACTGGTAGCTATGCGTATGACTCACAACTGTACCATGCTCATCCTTGCCCATGTGCCTAAGCGTAAGCCGGGTGATCCACTTACAATAGACGACTTGGCTGGTAGTAAGCTTCTCAGTAACCTTGCCGATAACGTAATTGGTTTCAACAAATCGAGAAAGGACAAGAACATGCGCTACCTCATTCAGCTGAAGTATCGTTCTCTCCCAATCGAACTTGATTTCAAGAACGTGCAGGAACTTACGTTGACCAGTTCTGACGGATGGCTCCATTTTGAATATGGTGGCTATGATGAGGAACGGGCACATTTGCCAAGATCAAGAGATGAAAGGGCAGAACTGGAGCGCGATATCATTCGTGAACTCAAGCAGCCTAACGGTTCTTCTTATCGGGATATTGCTGACAAACTGGGTACCAGTTTGAGTATGGTTCAGCGTGTTGCCAAGAGCAATGGCTTGAACAGAAAAGGCAAGTAA
- a CDS encoding thiazole synthase — protein MEKLVIAGREFNSRLFLGTGKFNNNALMAEAIKASETEMVTVAMKRIELEDKQDDLLSHIVQNPNIQLLPNTSGVRNAEEAVFAAQMAREAFGTNWLKLEIHPDPRYLLPDSIETLKATEKLVKLGFVVLPYCQADPTLCKHLEEAGAATVMPLAAPIGTNKGLRMKDFLQIIIEQATVPVVVDAGIGAPSHAAEAMEMGASACLVNTAIAVAGDPVEMAKAFKEAVICGRRAYEAGLGAISDCAEASSPLTAFLND, from the coding sequence ATGGAAAAATTAGTAATCGCAGGCAGAGAGTTTAACTCCCGCCTCTTCTTGGGTACAGGAAAGTTTAACAACAATGCCCTCATGGCTGAAGCCATCAAAGCATCAGAAACAGAAATGGTTACTGTTGCTATGAAACGTATCGAACTCGAAGACAAGCAGGACGACCTGCTCTCTCATATTGTGCAGAACCCAAATATCCAGCTCCTTCCTAACACCAGTGGCGTGCGCAACGCCGAGGAGGCTGTCTTCGCAGCACAGATGGCTCGCGAAGCTTTCGGAACCAACTGGCTCAAGCTCGAAATCCACCCAGACCCTCGCTATCTTCTTCCAGACTCTATCGAGACGCTGAAGGCTACCGAGAAACTGGTAAAACTCGGTTTCGTGGTATTGCCATATTGCCAGGCAGACCCTACCCTCTGCAAGCACCTCGAAGAGGCTGGTGCTGCTACCGTGATGCCACTTGCTGCACCTATCGGTACCAACAAGGGATTGAGAATGAAGGACTTCCTGCAGATCATCATCGAGCAGGCTACTGTTCCAGTTGTAGTAGATGCAGGTATCGGTGCACCTAGCCACGCTGCCGAAGCTATGGAGATGGGTGCCAGCGCTTGCTTGGTTAACACAGCTATCGCCGTTGCCGGTGACCCTGTAGAGATGGCTAAGGCATTCAAGGAGGCAGTCATCTGCGGTCGCCGTGCTTACGAGGCAGGTCTCGGAGCCATCAGCGATTGTGCTGAGGCAAGTTCTCCACTCACCGCATTCCTCAACGACTAA
- the thiH gene encoding 2-iminoacetate synthase ThiH produces the protein MFSDELKNISWEETTERIARMTDNDVRRALAKDHCDVNDFMALISPAAEPYLEVMARLSRKYTEERFGKTMSMFIPLYITNSCSNSCVYCGFHRENPMARTILTPEQIENEYKAIKQLAPFENILLVTGENPAKAGTPYLAKAIDIAKKYFSNVKIEVMPLSTEDYKTLADHGMNGVICFQETYNHEHYKLYHPRGMKSKFEWRCDGFDRMGMAGVHSIGMGVLIGLEKEWRTDVVMMAHHLRYLQKHYWKTKYSVNFPRMRPAQNEGFQPNCFMTDKQLAQATFAMRIFDHDVDISYSTREPAYIRDNMATLGVTTMSAESKVNPGGYHTYPQALEQFTVSDERTAKVINARLKELGREPVWKDWDASFDFFGKLKEEKVG, from the coding sequence ATGTTTTCAGACGAATTAAAGAATATCAGTTGGGAGGAGACCACGGAGCGCATTGCTCGAATGACCGATAACGATGTGCGCCGTGCCCTTGCCAAGGACCATTGCGATGTGAACGACTTCATGGCGCTGATTTCACCTGCAGCCGAGCCATACCTGGAGGTAATGGCGCGTCTTTCCCGCAAATATACCGAGGAGCGCTTCGGCAAGACCATGTCGATGTTCATTCCTCTCTACATCACCAATTCATGCTCTAACTCCTGCGTGTATTGCGGTTTCCATCGTGAGAATCCGATGGCACGCACCATCCTCACCCCAGAGCAGATTGAGAACGAGTACAAGGCAATCAAGCAGCTGGCTCCATTCGAGAACATCCTTCTCGTTACGGGCGAGAACCCAGCCAAGGCAGGCACCCCATATCTTGCCAAGGCAATCGACATCGCCAAGAAGTATTTCTCTAACGTGAAGATTGAGGTGATGCCACTCTCTACTGAGGATTACAAGACCCTCGCCGACCATGGTATGAACGGCGTAATCTGTTTCCAGGAGACCTACAACCACGAGCACTACAAGCTCTACCACCCACGTGGCATGAAGAGCAAGTTTGAGTGGCGCTGCGATGGTTTCGACCGCATGGGTATGGCAGGCGTTCATTCCATCGGTATGGGTGTGCTCATCGGCTTGGAGAAGGAATGGCGCACGGATGTAGTGATGATGGCTCATCACCTGCGCTACCTGCAGAAGCACTACTGGAAGACCAAGTACAGCGTGAACTTCCCTCGTATGCGCCCTGCACAGAACGAAGGTTTCCAGCCAAACTGCTTCATGACCGATAAGCAGTTGGCCCAGGCAACTTTCGCCATGCGTATCTTCGACCACGATGTAGATATCTCCTACTCTACCCGTGAGCCAGCCTACATCCGTGACAACATGGCAACACTGGGTGTCACCACCATGTCGGCAGAATCAAAGGTAAATCCTGGTGGTTACCATACCTATCCTCAGGCATTGGAGCAGTTCACCGTAAGCGATGAGCGTACCGCCAAGGTAATCAATGCGAGATTGAAGGAATTGGGCAGAGAGCCAGTCTGGAAGGATTGGGATGCCTCATTCGATTTCTTCGGAAAACTGAAAGAAGAGAAAGTTGGATAA
- a CDS encoding DNA-binding protein, with product MIKYVLKQNKNKKSLAYLKWYAFPLVEETMDLAELAKHMEEHNTGFTEAMCLGMMTAMVKCIKEQLLAGKNVKIDNLAIFSVGIRNKEGAKTEAEFTAVNNIAGVKLRARATGTLSNANLNTSASVRRASNVFVASSGSGSGSNIAGGNTTTGDNSQAGGSSSSEGNTDSGDGLE from the coding sequence ATGATTAAGTATGTTTTGAAGCAGAACAAGAACAAGAAGAGTCTTGCTTATCTTAAGTGGTATGCTTTCCCATTGGTGGAAGAGACGATGGATTTGGCTGAACTTGCCAAGCACATGGAGGAGCACAATACCGGATTCACCGAGGCGATGTGCCTGGGCATGATGACTGCCATGGTGAAGTGTATCAAGGAGCAGCTCCTGGCTGGTAAAAATGTGAAGATAGACAACCTTGCCATCTTCAGCGTGGGTATCCGTAACAAGGAGGGAGCCAAGACCGAGGCTGAGTTTACTGCGGTAAACAATATTGCCGGAGTGAAGCTCAGAGCCCGTGCTACTGGTACATTGAGCAATGCCAACCTTAACACTTCGGCTAGTGTGAGAAGAGCAAGCAATGTTTTTGTTGCAAGTTCAGGCAGTGGTTCAGGTAGTAACATCGCTGGTGGCAATACAACTACCGGAGACAACAGTCAGGCTGGTGGAAGTTCTTCATCTGAAGGTAATACCGACAGCGGTGATGGCTTAGAATAA